A section of the Malus sylvestris chromosome 17, drMalSylv7.2, whole genome shotgun sequence genome encodes:
- the LOC126611078 gene encoding 60S ribosomal protein L27 gives MVKFLKPNKAVINLQGRYAGRKAVIVRAFDEGTRDRPYGHCLVAGIKKYPSKVIRKDSAKKTAKKSRVKAFVKLVNYQHLMPTRYTLDVDLKDVVNVESLQTKDKKVTALKEVKKRFEERFKTGKNRWFFTKLRF, from the coding sequence aTGGTGAAGTTTCTGAAGCCAAACAAGGCGGTGATCAACCTCCAGGGCCGCTACGCCGGGCGCAAGGCCGTCATTGTTCGCGCCTTCGACGAGGGCACCCGCGATCGTCCCTACGGCCACTGTTTGGTCGCGGGGATAAAGAAGTACCCGAGCAAGGTCATCCGCAAGGACTCCGCCAAGAAGACGGCCAAGAAATCCAGAGTGAAGGCCTTCGTGAAGCTCGTCAACTACCAGCACCTGATGCCCACCCGGTACACCCTGGATGTGGATCTCAAGGACGTCGTCAACGTCGAGTCTTTGCAGACCAAGGACAAGAAGGTCACTGCATTGAAGGAGGTGAAGAAGCGGTTCGAGGAGCGGTTCAAGACCGGGAAAAACAGGTGGTTCTTCACCAAGCTCAGGTTCTGA
- the LOC126611070 gene encoding scarecrow-like protein 23: MLQSLIPQSPIAAANPNINNPTSSSSSSMKTKRVDRDLAGSGSGDSDAEDPSFTKRLSSGRNFREQTADDRDTETVEEGESAGLRLLGLLLQCAECVAMDKLDDASDLLPEIAELSSPFGSSPERIGAYFAHALQTRVVSSCLGTYSPLTTKTLTLAQSQRIFNALQSYNSISPLVKFSHFTSNQAIFQALDGEDHIHVIDLDIMQGLQWPGLFHILASRTKKIRSMRITGFGSSSELLESTGRRLADFASSLGLPFEFQPLEGKIGSITELNQLGIKPSEATVIHWMHHCLYDVTGSDLAALRLLGSLRPKLITIAEQDLSHSGSFLGRFVEALHYYSALFDALGDGLGADSLERHMVEQQLFGCEIRNILAVGGPKRTGEVKLERWGDELKRVGFRGVSLGGNPAAQASLLLGMFPWKGYTLVEENGCLKLGWKDLSLLTASAWQPLD, encoded by the coding sequence ATGCTTCAGAGCTTAATTCCTCAATCCCCGATCGCCGCCGCCAACCCTAACATTAACAACCctacctcctcctcctcctcctccatgaAGACCAAGCGCGTTGACCGCGACCTCGCTGGCAGTGGAAGCGGCGATTCCGACGCTGAAGACCCCTCCTTCACCAAGCGCCTCAGTTCCGGCCGAAACTTCCGTGAACAAACCGCAGACGATCGTGATACCGAAACGGTGGAGGAGGGCGAGTCGGCCGGACTCAGACTGTTGGGGCTCCTGCTACAATGCGCCGAGTGCGTCGCCATGGACAAACTTGACGACGCCAGCGACCTGTTACCGGAGATCGCGGAGCTATCATCGCCTTTCGGGTCGTCGCCGGAGCGAATCGGCGCGTACTTCGCGCACGCACTGCAGACGCGCGTGGTCAGCTCCTGCTTAGGTACCTACTCACCGCTTACCACCAAAACCCTAACGCTCGCTCAGTCGCAGCGGATCTTCAACGCGCTCCAATCCTACAACTCCATCAGTCCGCTAGTCAAATTCTCTCACTTCACGTCCAATCAGGCGATTTTCCAGGCGCTGGACGGCGAGGATCACATCCACGTCATCGATTTGGATATAATGCAAGGCCTCCAGTGGCCAGGATTGTTCCACATCCTAGCCTCGCGGACGAAGAAGATCCGGTCAATGCGGATAACCGGGTTCGGGTCCTCGTCGGAGCTCCTCGAGTCGACGGGGCGGAGACTCGCCGATTTCGCGAGCTCGCTCGGCCTCCCCTTCGAGTTCCAGCCGCTGGAGGGCAAAATCGGGAGCATAACCGAGCTGAATCAACTCGGAATCAAACCGAGCGAGGCCACCGTGATCCACTGGATGCACCATTGCTTGTACGACGTCACCGGCAGCGATTTGGCAGCGCTGAGGTTGCTGGGCTCTCTGAGACCGAAGCTGATCACGATCGCCGAACAGGATTTGAGCCACAGCGGCAGCTTCTTGGGAAGGTTCGTGGAGGCCTTGCATTACTACAGCGCGTTGTTTGATGCGCTCGGGGACGGACTGGGCGCGGACAGCCTGGAGAGGCATATGGTGGAGCAGCAGCTGTTCGGCTGCGAGATTAGGAACATCCTCGCGGTGGGCGGGCCGAAGAGGACCGGAGAGGTGAAGCTGGAGAGGTGGGGGGATGAGCTGAAGCGGGTCGGGTTTCGGGGCGTTTCGCTTGGCGGGAACCCGGCAGCGCAGGCGAGCTTGCTGCTGGGGATGTTTCCGTGGAAGGGGTACACCTTGGTGGAGGAGAATGGGTGCTTGAAGTTGGGTTGGAAGGACCTGTCGTTGCTCACAGCCTCTGCCTGGCAGCCGTTGGATTGA
- the LOC126611054 gene encoding uncharacterized protein LOC126611054 isoform X1, producing MISLEGFEPVAVSPQKQDPAWKHCQLFMKDQPNGGKVELKKCIYCGKLFQGGGINRLKSHLAGRKGNGPTCDHAPPDVRIVMLQSLNDGIAAFRQRKSHIVANPHCSISEVDGSLGENGEYKLVVGPDSNALVNDEEVGGLSGNGGIRLTDNLTNVPLEVDNSYRSNAQQGLIGEAKLYFSVDEEEDGGTSVDRGVRRRGRPSGGATGSGSVNGVTKFSVSAPFPISVGNAFPNSTFSQNQEEVGIKLNFSLDQEEDVGLSVDRRVRRRGTPCKEATGSGSVNGVTKLSNASPPVPIAIGNAFPNSNLLENKEVGISNTNVSGKRVRDEDASGAANDGTIGNDYEVTRLSIEQIHMAIGRFLYEIQAPLDAVKNSVYFQPMIDAIASGGKGTVAPSYDNIRGWMLKNAVEEVKSEIQQHTETWVRTGCSLLVNQWNSEKGRTLLNFAVYCPEGTIYLKSVDASYFVFSPDALFVFFKEVVEEIGVGHVLQVITNTEEQFSVVGKKLMDTFPTLYWSPCSTACIGSILEDFGKVEWINSVIEQARSVTRFIYKHVVILNMMRRYTFGNDIVRLGVTRFATNFMALKQMADLQYNLQSMVTSNEWMDCPYSKTPEGSAVLDILSNHSFWSSCILITRLTNPLLRVLRIVGSQKRPAMGYVFAGMYRAKETIKRELVKKEEYMVYWNIIDHRWKKIVDFPLHAAGFYLNPKFFYSFNGDMHNEIVSRMFDCVERLVPDIKVQDEVIKEINLYKKAFGDLGRNLAVRARDNLLPAEWWSTYGGGCPNLSRLAIRILSQTCSLVQCQENQSPFEQLHKTRNSLEHQRLNDLVFVQYNFKLKQKVHRHKEQEYTDPTSFDRDSIAEDWVAEMEMHQEDIENPDWRSLDPPSENSRLLELSVDEVEELGSGFDDNEILNGLKMVKEEC from the exons ATGATATCTTTAGAGGGTTTTGAGCCCGTAGCTGTTTCTCCCCAGAAACAAGACCCGGCATGGAAACACTGCCAACTTTTCATGAAAGACCAACCCAATGGGGGTAAAGTTGAGTTGAAAAAGTGTATATATTGTGGCAAATTGTTTCAGGGTGGTGGGATTAATCGCCTTAAATCCCACCTTGCCGGTCGGAAGGGCAATGGCCCCACCTGTGATCATGCCCCGCCCGATGTTAGAATCGTAATGTTGCAGAGTTTGAATGATGGGATTGCAGCGTTTAGGCAGAGGAAGAGTCATATTGTTGCTAACCCACATTGTAGCATTAGCGAAGTTGACGGTTCATTAGGCGAAAATGGAGAGTATAAATTGGTTGTAGGACCCGATTCGAATGCGCTGGTGAATGATGAGGAGGTTGGTGGGTTGAGTGGGAATGGAGGAATTAGGTTAACTGATAATTTGACTAATGTGCCCCTTGAAGTAGATAATTCTTATAGGAGTAATGCTCAGCAGGGATTAATTGGAGAGGCCAAATTGTATTTTTCGGtagatgaagaggaagatggTGGGACGAGTGTTGATCGAGGAGTACGGCGGAGGGGTAGACCTTCTGGTGGTGCTACCGGTTCTGGTTCAGTTAATGGCGTTACGAAATTTAGTGTTTCCGCTCCTTTTCCTATTTCAGTAGGCAATGcttttcccaattcaacttTTTCACAAAACCAAGAAGAAGTTGGCATCAAACTGAATTTTTCTTTAGATCAGGAAGAAGATGTTGGATTGAGTGTTGATAGAAGAGTAAGGCGGAGGGGTACACCTTGTAAAGAAGCTACTGGTTCTGGTTCAGTTAATGGTGTTACGAAATTGAGTAATGCTTCACCTCCTGTTCCTATTGCAATAGGTAAtgcttttcccaattcaaatttgTTGGAAAATAAAGAAGTTGGCATAAGTAATACAAATGTGAGTGGGAAGAGGGTAAGGGATGAAGATGCTTCGGGGGCTGCCAATGATGGAACCATAGGCAATGATTACGAGGTAACAAGGTTGAGCATTGAACAGATTCATATGGCAATTGGTCGGTTTTTATATGAAATTCAGGCTCCCCTGGATGCAGTAAAGAACTCTGTTTATTTCCAGCCAATGATTGACGCAATTGCCTCTGGGGGAAAGGGGACTGTAGCACCCTCATATGATAACATTCGGGGTTGGATGTTGAAGAATGCAGTTGAAGAGGTGAAGAGTGAAATTCAACAACACACGGAAACATGGGTGAGGACGGGTTGTTCTCTTCTAGTCAACCAATGGAATTCTGAAAAGGGTAGAACTTTGCTAAATTTTGCAGTGTACTGTCCTGAAGGAACAATCTATTTGAAATCTGTGGAtgcttcttattttgttttttctccagatgctttgtttgtattttttaagGAAGTGGTGGAAGAAATTGGAGTTGGACATGTTTTGCAAGTCATTACAAATACTGAAGAGCAATTTTCTGTTGTTGGGAAGAAGTTGATGGATACGTTCCCTACTCTGTACTGGTCTCCCTGTTCCACCGCTTGCATAGGTTCCATCCTTGAGGATTTTGGAAAAGTTGAATGGATAAATTCTGTAATTGAACAGGCTAGATCTGTTACAAGATTTATCTACAAACATGTTGTCATTTTGAACATGATGAGAAGGTATACATTTGGGAATGACATTGTTAGGCTGGGAGTAACTAGGTTTGCGACAAACTTTATGGCATTGAAACAAATGGCTGACCTTCAATATAATTTGCAGTCAATGGTTACTTCAAACGAGTGGATGGACTGCCCCTATTCTAAAACACCAGAAGGATCGGCAGTGTTAGATATACTAAGTAATCATTCATTTTGGTCTTCGTGCATTTTGATCACCCGTTTGACTAATCCACTCTTGCGAGTTTTGAGAATTGTTGGTAGCCAGAAGAGGCCAGCGATGGGATATGTTTTTGCAGGGATGTATCGAGCAAAAGAAACAATCAAAAGAGAACTTGTCAAGAAAGAAGAATATATGGTGTACTGGAACATTATAGATCACAGATGGAAAAAAATAGTGGATTTTCCCCTTCATGCTGCAGGATTTTACCTTAATCCAAAGTTCTTTTACAGCTTCAATGGAGACATGCATAATGAAATTGTGTCGAGGATGTTTGACTGCGTAGAGAGATTGGTTCCTGATATAAAAGTCCAAGATGAAGTAATCAAAGAGATAAACTTGTACAAAAAAGCTTTTGGAGATTTGGGGAGGAATTTGGCAGTCCGAGCGAGGGACAATCTGCTTCCTG CTGAATGGTGGTCAACATATGGTGGTGGTTGCCCAAACCTGTCGCGCTTGGCAATTCGTATTCTCAGTCAAACTTGCAGCTTAGTTCAGTGTCAGGAGAATCAGAGTCCCTTCGAACAGTTGCATAAGACAAGGAACAGCTTAGAACATCAGCGGCTTAATGATCTTGTTTTTGTTCAATACAACTTCAAACTAAAACAGAA GGTTCATAGGCACAAAGAACAGGAGTACACGGATCCTACATCATTTGACCGTGACAGCATTGCCGAAGACTGGGTAGCAGAGATGGAGATGCACCAAGAAGACATTGAAAATCCTGATTGGAGGTCACTTGATCCCCCCTCTGAGAACTCGAGGCTTTTAGAACTTTCGGTTGATGAAGTAGAAGAATTGGGTTCAG GGTTTGATGACAATGAAATTTTGAACGGATTGAAAATGGTCAAAGAAGAATGTTAA
- the LOC126611054 gene encoding uncharacterized protein LOC126611054 isoform X2: MISLEGFEPVAVSPQKQDPAWKHCQLFMKDQPNGGKVELKKCIYCGKLFQGGGINRLKSHLAGRKGNGPTCDHAPPDVRIVMLQSLNDGIAAFRQRKSHIVANPHCSISEVDGSLGENGEYKLVVGPDSNALVNDEEVGGLSGNGGIRLTDNLTNVPLEVDNSYRSNAQQGLIGEAKLYFSVDEEEDGGTSVDRGVRRRGRPSGGATGSGSVNGVTKFSVSAPFPISVGNAFPNSTFSQNQEEVGIKLNFSLDQEEDVGLSVDRRVRRRGTPCKEATGSGSVNGVTKLSNASPPVPIAIGNAFPNSNLLENKEVGISNTNVSGKRVRDEDASGAANDGTIGNDYEVTRLSIEQIHMAIGRFLYEIQAPLDAVKNSVYFQPMIDAIASGGKGTVAPSYDNIRGWMLKNAVEEVKSEIQQHTETWVRTGCSLLVNQWNSEKGRTLLNFAVYCPEGTIYLKSVDASYFVFSPDALFVFFKEVVEEIGVGHVLQVITNTEEQFSVVGKKLMDTFPTLYWSPCSTACIGSILEDFGKVEWINSVIEQARSVTRFIYKHVVILNMMRRYTFGNDIVRLGVTRFATNFMALKQMADLQYNLQSMVTSNEWMDCPYSKTPEGSAVLDILSNHSFWSSCILITRLTNPLLRVLRIVGSQKRPAMGYVFAGMYRAKETIKRELVKKEEYMVYWNIIDHRWKKIVDFPLHAAGFYLNPKFFYSFNGDMHNEIVSRMFDCVERLVPDIKVQDEVIKEINLYKKAFGDLGRNLAVRARDNLLPGENISLECIIILSRMVSILAIHVDGS; this comes from the exons ATGATATCTTTAGAGGGTTTTGAGCCCGTAGCTGTTTCTCCCCAGAAACAAGACCCGGCATGGAAACACTGCCAACTTTTCATGAAAGACCAACCCAATGGGGGTAAAGTTGAGTTGAAAAAGTGTATATATTGTGGCAAATTGTTTCAGGGTGGTGGGATTAATCGCCTTAAATCCCACCTTGCCGGTCGGAAGGGCAATGGCCCCACCTGTGATCATGCCCCGCCCGATGTTAGAATCGTAATGTTGCAGAGTTTGAATGATGGGATTGCAGCGTTTAGGCAGAGGAAGAGTCATATTGTTGCTAACCCACATTGTAGCATTAGCGAAGTTGACGGTTCATTAGGCGAAAATGGAGAGTATAAATTGGTTGTAGGACCCGATTCGAATGCGCTGGTGAATGATGAGGAGGTTGGTGGGTTGAGTGGGAATGGAGGAATTAGGTTAACTGATAATTTGACTAATGTGCCCCTTGAAGTAGATAATTCTTATAGGAGTAATGCTCAGCAGGGATTAATTGGAGAGGCCAAATTGTATTTTTCGGtagatgaagaggaagatggTGGGACGAGTGTTGATCGAGGAGTACGGCGGAGGGGTAGACCTTCTGGTGGTGCTACCGGTTCTGGTTCAGTTAATGGCGTTACGAAATTTAGTGTTTCCGCTCCTTTTCCTATTTCAGTAGGCAATGcttttcccaattcaacttTTTCACAAAACCAAGAAGAAGTTGGCATCAAACTGAATTTTTCTTTAGATCAGGAAGAAGATGTTGGATTGAGTGTTGATAGAAGAGTAAGGCGGAGGGGTACACCTTGTAAAGAAGCTACTGGTTCTGGTTCAGTTAATGGTGTTACGAAATTGAGTAATGCTTCACCTCCTGTTCCTATTGCAATAGGTAAtgcttttcccaattcaaatttgTTGGAAAATAAAGAAGTTGGCATAAGTAATACAAATGTGAGTGGGAAGAGGGTAAGGGATGAAGATGCTTCGGGGGCTGCCAATGATGGAACCATAGGCAATGATTACGAGGTAACAAGGTTGAGCATTGAACAGATTCATATGGCAATTGGTCGGTTTTTATATGAAATTCAGGCTCCCCTGGATGCAGTAAAGAACTCTGTTTATTTCCAGCCAATGATTGACGCAATTGCCTCTGGGGGAAAGGGGACTGTAGCACCCTCATATGATAACATTCGGGGTTGGATGTTGAAGAATGCAGTTGAAGAGGTGAAGAGTGAAATTCAACAACACACGGAAACATGGGTGAGGACGGGTTGTTCTCTTCTAGTCAACCAATGGAATTCTGAAAAGGGTAGAACTTTGCTAAATTTTGCAGTGTACTGTCCTGAAGGAACAATCTATTTGAAATCTGTGGAtgcttcttattttgttttttctccagatgctttgtttgtattttttaagGAAGTGGTGGAAGAAATTGGAGTTGGACATGTTTTGCAAGTCATTACAAATACTGAAGAGCAATTTTCTGTTGTTGGGAAGAAGTTGATGGATACGTTCCCTACTCTGTACTGGTCTCCCTGTTCCACCGCTTGCATAGGTTCCATCCTTGAGGATTTTGGAAAAGTTGAATGGATAAATTCTGTAATTGAACAGGCTAGATCTGTTACAAGATTTATCTACAAACATGTTGTCATTTTGAACATGATGAGAAGGTATACATTTGGGAATGACATTGTTAGGCTGGGAGTAACTAGGTTTGCGACAAACTTTATGGCATTGAAACAAATGGCTGACCTTCAATATAATTTGCAGTCAATGGTTACTTCAAACGAGTGGATGGACTGCCCCTATTCTAAAACACCAGAAGGATCGGCAGTGTTAGATATACTAAGTAATCATTCATTTTGGTCTTCGTGCATTTTGATCACCCGTTTGACTAATCCACTCTTGCGAGTTTTGAGAATTGTTGGTAGCCAGAAGAGGCCAGCGATGGGATATGTTTTTGCAGGGATGTATCGAGCAAAAGAAACAATCAAAAGAGAACTTGTCAAGAAAGAAGAATATATGGTGTACTGGAACATTATAGATCACAGATGGAAAAAAATAGTGGATTTTCCCCTTCATGCTGCAGGATTTTACCTTAATCCAAAGTTCTTTTACAGCTTCAATGGAGACATGCATAATGAAATTGTGTCGAGGATGTTTGACTGCGTAGAGAGATTGGTTCCTGATATAAAAGTCCAAGATGAAGTAATCAAAGAGATAAACTTGTACAAAAAAGCTTTTGGAGATTTGGGGAGGAATTTGGCAGTCCGAGCGAGGGACAATCTGCTTCCTGGTGAGAATATTTCATTAGAATGCATTATTATTTTGAGTCGCATGGTTTCGATCTTGGCTATACATGTAGACGGAAG CTGA